One window of the Candidatus Chryseobacterium colombiense genome contains the following:
- a CDS encoding helix-turn-helix transcriptional regulator: MKHYATLTELHLGNGWDAPQNPLFSMIGCLASCPLVNREFTTDCYIIAFKKIKSGMFMYGRTQYDHDNGCLFFAKPRQIIEMKDLEFEEKGYMLMIHEDYFNGHEIRKRIENYSFFDYEVTEALQLSPKEEQIILELYDKIQIEYYNNPDEFSREIILSHISSILNYAHRFYKRQFIDRAQVNGKMVSKFNDALKKYINEGKLEGVGLPSVNYLAEQLFVSPRYLSDLLKQETGKTAMELIHVFLISEAKNLLRLGEKGVAEIAYHLGFENASYFTKLFKKQTGVRPLEFRKMHMN, from the coding sequence ATGAAACATTACGCAACCTTAACGGAACTGCATCTTGGAAATGGTTGGGATGCTCCCCAGAATCCGCTGTTCAGTATGATTGGCTGTCTGGCATCATGTCCGCTGGTAAATCGAGAATTCACAACAGACTGTTATATCATTGCTTTCAAAAAAATAAAATCAGGAATGTTCATGTATGGCCGCACTCAGTATGACCATGACAATGGCTGTCTATTTTTTGCCAAACCAAGACAGATCATTGAAATGAAAGACCTTGAATTTGAAGAAAAAGGCTATATGCTAATGATCCATGAGGATTATTTTAATGGCCATGAAATTCGAAAACGTATAGAAAACTATAGTTTTTTTGATTATGAAGTGACCGAGGCCCTGCAACTTTCACCAAAAGAAGAACAGATTATTCTCGAATTGTATGATAAAATCCAGATAGAGTATTATAACAATCCTGACGAATTCAGCAGGGAGATTATCCTCTCCCATATATCATCAATTTTAAACTATGCGCATCGATTTTACAAAAGACAATTTATAGACCGGGCACAGGTAAATGGAAAGATGGTATCAAAATTTAATGATGCACTCAAGAAATATATTAATGAAGGTAAATTAGAAGGTGTAGGTCTGCCCAGTGTAAATTACCTGGCGGAGCAGCTCTTTGTTTCTCCACGGTATTTAAGTGATCTGTTAAAACAGGAAACCGGGAAAACTGCCATGGAACTTATACATGTATTCTTGATTTCCGAGGCTAAGAATCTTTTGCGCTTAGGTGAGAAAGGGGTGGCTGAAATCGCTTATCATCTTGGTTTTGAAAATGCATCCTATTTCACAAAACTTTTCAAAAAACAGACCGGGGTAAGGCCATTAGAGTTTCGGAAGATGCATATGAATTAA
- a CDS encoding TetR/AcrR family transcriptional regulator, with protein MLTKAEKTKLFILETASPLYNEKGISGVSIDDVLEATKLTKGCIYGHFNGKEDLSEQVIEFSLKKISAKVGTIIAKGKTAKEKIFLYLDFYKNPIDTYIAGGCPIFNTAVEADDNFPIIKKKVAAVLLASYKDISQILKGGIEGGEFSDKLNADVFAFKMLSAVEGGLVLSRTMDSQKLMIELIKDLKKELEQYLL; from the coding sequence ATGCTAACAAAAGCGGAAAAAACCAAACTATTTATCTTAGAAACAGCCAGTCCTCTTTATAATGAGAAGGGGATTTCTGGCGTGAGTATAGATGATGTTTTGGAGGCAACAAAATTGACAAAAGGATGTATCTATGGACACTTCAATGGAAAAGAAGATCTGTCTGAACAGGTTATTGAATTTTCTTTAAAAAAAATATCTGCAAAGGTCGGGACTATAATTGCGAAAGGTAAAACGGCAAAAGAAAAAATTTTCTTATACCTTGATTTTTATAAAAATCCTATTGATACCTATATTGCAGGAGGCTGCCCTATATTTAACACTGCTGTTGAGGCAGATGATAATTTCCCGATCATTAAGAAAAAAGTTGCTGCAGTACTTCTTGCTAGCTATAAAGATATTTCCCAAATTTTAAAAGGAGGTATCGAAGGTGGAGAATTTTCAGATAAACTAAATGCTGATGTTTTTGCTTTCAAAATGCTGTCTGCTGTAGAAGGTGGACTTGTATTAAGCAGAACAATGGACTCCCAAAAATTGATGATTGAACTCATAAAAGACCTTAAAAAAGAATTAGAGCAGTATTTGCTATAA
- a CDS encoding SDR family NAD(P)-dependent oxidoreductase gives MKTTGNTIFISGGSAGIGLAIAKKLSEAGNKIIINGRNEERLQKALIELKNAVGIQGDLAVEADRIRIAEELKTNYADVNIIVNNAGAAFGYLLSETTNAHEKALQEMNTNYFAIIHFTELMLPHLLGKEAAAVVNISSIAVYGSLKVLPTYGASKAALHSYTTALRKTYEDQKNLQIYEVYPPLVNTEFSAEIGGSAGIPPSEVADELFIGLENNLFDIPVGDTKLYANAIGEAMSKLTQS, from the coding sequence ATGAAAACAACAGGTAATACCATATTTATTAGTGGTGGAAGCGCAGGAATTGGATTGGCAATTGCTAAAAAACTAAGTGAAGCAGGAAACAAAATTATTATTAACGGGCGTAATGAAGAGCGTCTTCAGAAAGCTTTAATAGAGTTGAAAAATGCAGTCGGCATTCAAGGTGATCTGGCTGTGGAAGCAGATCGAATTCGTATCGCAGAAGAGCTGAAAACGAATTATGCAGATGTTAATATTATTGTCAACAATGCGGGAGCTGCGTTTGGTTATTTATTGAGTGAAACTACCAATGCGCACGAAAAAGCATTACAGGAAATGAATACCAATTATTTTGCAATTATTCATTTCACAGAATTGATGCTTCCTCATTTATTGGGTAAAGAAGCGGCTGCAGTTGTTAATATTTCATCTATAGCTGTTTATGGAAGTCTTAAAGTTTTACCAACCTATGGAGCAAGCAAAGCTGCATTACACAGTTATACAACTGCCCTGAGAAAAACTTATGAGGACCAAAAAAATCTTCAGATTTATGAAGTATATCCGCCATTGGTAAACACTGAATTCTCAGCTGAAATAGGTGGATCAGCAGGTATTCCGCCAAGTGAGGTTGCAGATGAATTGTTCATAGGACTGGAGAATAATTTATTTGATATTCCGGTAGGTGATACTAAGTTGTATGCAAATGCTATTGGTGAAGCGATGTCAAAACTGACTCAGTCTTAA